ATGATTATAGGAGTGGCAGTGAGGGCTAGTAGCTGTGACAAAAGTTGCTATAACAGCTCCTGACAGCTCTCTGACATCACATGTCTGGAGTGACTTGGGCATGCACTTCTCTGGGGGGAACAGGAGTGGGGTGCAGGGAGTGGCTCCTGTCTGCAGCTCGGCTTCTCCCAGCACAGGTCTGCAGTATGCCCTTTACGTGCTGGATCTGAAATAAGATGTATTGGGGATCGCTGATGTCCTGTGTGGCTCCTCACTGTGCAGGAGTCCTGTCCCCTGGATGGCaggcagaggcagagggaggTGTTGCTGTCTAATCCATCGATCCCCACTCTGTGGCAGACCCCTTCCCTCTGCTTCCCTACTCCTGTTCCTACTTCCAGTTACAGGAAGGATGTTACCTGTGATGATGAGAACgttactgctgctgctcctgccccTGAGTCAGGCTGCTCCCAAGGATGGCACCATGAGGTAATGGCATTCAGAGGGCAGGGCCATGGGCCGGGAGCAGGAGGAGTCTCAGGAGGGTGTGGTGTGGGCCCCTCTGGGAGCTGGGAGAGTGGGCATACACTCCTTGACTTCTGTGTCATCCCTACCACCTCAACCACTGCATTGTGCTTGTCAGAGTGTCCTCTCCAAAGTGGGCATCGACACATGTTTTCTGGATTCACTTGGAAGTGGGAGCTCATTTCCAATGAGGTGTGAGGTTATGCGCTTCGGAAGGGGCTGCTCTTATCAGGAGCTTCTTACGGTGGAAGCTCCAAAGAAATAGAGATCCTTAGcatatcatttctgttttattcgAGTATCTTCTTCGAGGTTTTGTGTATTAATACTATGCAGGGGGTATGCGGGCTGGGGTCAGGGGGATGGATACACGAGCAGCAGCGAGGGCTGGCAGCAGTGACAAAAGTTGCTATGACAGCTCCTGACAGCTCTCTGACATCACACATCTGGAGTGACTTGAGCAAACAGGGATCCCTGTCCAGAACTACGAGAAAATCTTGAGCGTTATAAAAACCCTTGAGCAGACTGAAACTCTAAAACCAATGTCTACACCTCAACGTGGGGGGTGAAAAGGGTCCATTTTGTTATAGAGCACATTGGGTCTATATAAAACTGGGCAGTACCAGGGCTCAGCTAGAGACCTGTCCCTTAGCAACCAACATCACAGAAGAGTTGCCACAATCCACATCGTCCTGCCACCCACTGTGCTGGTTTCCTGGGGCTCCACCTTGTGTCTACTGGGTGTGGCCTCCTCCAGCCACCACCTAACCAGATATTTTATTGGGATTTTCACTTAACATCTAAGCTAGGAATCTGCAAAGGCAGAATCTGGGGAGTAAGGTCATGCTCCTGAGGCTCCCCCCAAGGCTTTTGGGAACCTGGAGAAGCAGCTCCTTTTGGGCCTGGGAGGTGATCTCTATCAGGAGCTTGGGAGTAGAAGGCTATGAGGCTGGGCCCTCGGGGAGGCTTTTTGCAAggccagtccttccctccctctccaggtTAGACCCTGAAGCACAGCATCTGCCTCTGCCCAACCCCTTTGAGCCAGGCCAGGAGCAACTTCGGTGAGTAGGCTGGGGTGAAGCCAGGCCTGGGGCTGCAGACTGGTGTCTAGTGGGCTGATTTTCCACTTTTTTGCCAGACTTCTACAGAGCTACCTAAAGGGACTAGAGAGGATGGAAGAGGAGCCAGAGCACATGAGCCGAGAGCAGGGTAAGGGCCTGGGCCGATGGGGCCAGTGGACTGGAGGCTCAGGGCAACCAGAGCTGGGACTGACGTCAGGCCATCCCGTGACTCCTGCCTGATCCAGCTGTCCCCTGACGCCTCTTCTGATCCAGCTTCTCTTCCTTAGTTCTCCTCTACCTCTTTGCTCTCCACGACTACGACCAGAGTGGACAGTTGGATGGCCTGGAGCTGCTGTCCATGTTGACAGCTGCTCTGGCCCCTGGAGCTTCTGACTCTCCCACCACCAACCCGGTAAGCCCTTCTTCTTCTCCATGAAGAAGACCCAGCTCCTTgggggtttggggtttttttttttttttttttggcttcactgggtcttcattgctgcaggcgacctttctctagttgtggcaagtaggagctactctccagttgtggtctttgggtttctcattgtggtggcttctcttgtcgcagagcactgcctagggtgcacaggcttcagtagttgtggtgtgtgggcttagttacccccaggcatgtggaatcttcctggaccagggcttgaacccatgtccccttcattggcagggggattcttaaccactgaccaccagggaggaccaccagggaagtctgcttttgtttttgtcatcatgactttttttttagtgAATCCCCTGTAAAAGGAGGGCTCAGAGCCCGCATGGCAGGGATGTAGGGTGTATGGGGAGGGTCAGGGTTCCTGGGAGCATCTCCAGTCACTACAGACTCTTCCACAGGTGATCCTGGTAGTGGACAAGGTGCTGGAGACTCAGGACCTGAATGGGGATGGGCTTATGACCCCTGCAGAGCTTGTCAACTTCCCTGGAGAGGCTCTGAGACACACAGAGCCCAGAGAGCCTCCAGAGCCACAAGATGTTGAGATGCAGCCTCTGTTGGCTAAAAGCCCATCGAGACAAGAAGCACATGATGCTCTGAGTCCTGGAGAAGCAGCTGGAGGACAGGCAGAGGCCAGAAGGGAGTTCTTGGAGCCTGTACAGGAGG
This DNA window, taken from Bubalus kerabau isolate K-KA32 ecotype Philippines breed swamp buffalo chromosome 11, PCC_UOA_SB_1v2, whole genome shotgun sequence, encodes the following:
- the CGREF1 gene encoding cell growth regulator with EF hand domain protein 1, encoding MLPVMMRTLLLLLLPLSQAAPKDGTMRLDPEAQHLPLPNPFEPGQEQLRLLQSYLKGLERMEEEPEHMSREQVLLYLFALHDYDQSGQLDGLELLSMLTAALAPGASDSPTTNPVILVVDKVLETQDLNGDGLMTPAELVNFPGEALRHTEPREPPEPQDVEMQPLLAKSPSRQEAHDALSPGEAAGGQAEARREFLEPVQEAGGQADAVREAPGPGGQTGEQVETGDAGGRAEELLGETLGIKNSPNELEVHAIQLENSEM